Proteins from a genomic interval of Panthera uncia isolate 11264 chromosome C1 unlocalized genomic scaffold, Puncia_PCG_1.0 HiC_scaffold_4, whole genome shotgun sequence:
- the BSND gene encoding barttin, with translation MADEKTFRIGFIVLGLFLLALGTFLMSHDRPQVYGTFYAMGCVMVIGGVVWSMCQCYPKITFIPADSDFQGNLSPKALGLLENGLASEMKSPSGQPPYVRLWEEAAYDQSLPDFSHIQMKVMGYHEDPRPLLAPEPGQPQLGASGGGEGGPCEAQAWIEAAVVIHRGSDEDGEERSPTESRLGLRACPQGPAPLASFQDDLDVGSNEEGSLNPSPPEEDEPHPPPGEPWACKCPLDRFHDFALIDAPTSEDAPPERQWWDTALSSYGQQSQRTKEEEEPSDIGTEEPEQEGEDLYYGLPDSPGDPLPDKELGFEPDAQG, from the exons ATGGCTGATGAGAAGACCTTCCGCATCGGCTTCATTGTGCTGGGGCTCTTCCTGCTGGCCCTCGGCACGTTCCTCATGAGCCACGACCGGCCCCAGGTCTACGGCACCTTCTACGCCATGGGCTGCGTCATGGTGATCGGGGGCGTCGTCTGGAGCATGTGCCAGTGCTACCCCAAG ATCACCTTCATACCCGCTGACTCTGACTTCCAAGGCAACCTGTCCCCAAAGGCACTGGGCCTGCTGGAGAATGGGCTCGCCTCCGAGATGAAGAG CCCCTCAGGCCAG cccccatACGTCAGGCTGTGGGAGGAAGCCGCCTATGACCAGAGCCTGCCTGACTTCAGCCACATCCAGATGAAGGTCATGGGCTACCATGAGGACCCCCGTCCCCTGCTGGCCCCTGAGCCGGGACAGCCGCAGCTGGGAGCCAGTGGTGGAGGAGAAGGTGGCCCTTGTGAGGCTCAGGCCTGGATAGAGGCTGCGGTGGTCATCCACAGGGGCTCAGATGAGGACGGGGAAGAGAGAAGCCCGACTGAGAGCAGGCTTGG CCTCCGGGCCTGTCCCCAGGGCCCTGCACCCCTGGCTTCCTTCCAAGATGACCTGGATGTGGGCTCCAATGAGGAAGGCAGCCTCAACCCATCTCCGCCTGAGGAGGACGAGCCTCACCCCCCACCCGGGGAGCCCTGGGCCTGCAAGTGCCCGCTGGACCGCTTCCATGACTTTGCCCTGATCGACGCCCCCACGTCAGAGGACGCACCTCCAGAGCGGCAATGGTGGGATACCGCCCTGTCCAGCTATGGGCAGCAGTCCCAAAGgacaaaggaggaagaggagcctTCAGACATAGGCACAGAGGAGccagagcaggaaggggaagaCTTGTACTATGGGCTGCCGGACAGCCCTGGGGACCCCCTTCCGGACAAGGAGCTGGGCTTTGAGCCCGACGCCCAGGGCTGA